From the Methanobacterium spitsbergense genome, one window contains:
- a CDS encoding monovalent cation/H+ antiporter complex subunit F, translating into MNILLISEYILMGALAIFAIATIRITTRKKIAMALVGLSGLSIAIATMLILVQHVYNLGFCKDIATALIFLGPVGTIAFARVLRG; encoded by the coding sequence ATGAACATACTGCTTATATCAGAATATATTCTAATGGGGGCACTTGCAATTTTTGCAATTGCCACAATAAGGATCACAACAAGGAAGAAAATTGCAATGGCCCTGGTAGGTTTATCAGGATTAAGTATTGCAATCGCAACGATGCTTATATTAGTGCAGCACGTGTACAACCTTGGTTTTTGTAAGGACATCGCAACTGCACTGATATTTCTAGGGCCAGTAGGAACTATAGCATTTGCAAGAGTTTTAAGAGGATGA
- a CDS encoding succinylglutamate desuccinylase/aspartoacylase family protein produces MVLKDDITIISNKTGGIVNKNENLMAYVPEGYTCTQLINAAKHGTPMLKIGFSSPKIMITAGVHGNELPAQIAALWLAEELKDKNINGTVYIIPFAIPDATMKNSRRFKGFDMNRSASKEGSISNKILNAIDDLNIVSISDFHSTKPRSNPGIESVFCSKNPCPESYIIAKYITKSMSSKIICHSTAGSLYSGAIEDECNIRGIAAVTCEVVSENCEVTHGSPERSYLQMIYYLKYFGLI; encoded by the coding sequence ATGGTTCTTAAAGATGATATTACAATTATCTCTAATAAAACTGGAGGAATTGTAAATAAAAATGAAAATCTCATGGCATATGTTCCTGAGGGTTATACATGCACTCAATTGATCAATGCAGCCAAACATGGCACTCCCATGCTTAAAATTGGATTTTCTTCCCCTAAAATCATGATAACTGCAGGTGTACATGGAAATGAACTTCCAGCACAAATTGCTGCATTATGGCTCGCAGAAGAGTTGAAAGATAAAAATATAAATGGTACGGTCTATATTATTCCATTTGCCATACCTGATGCCACAATGAAAAATTCGAGACGATTTAAAGGATTTGATATGAATAGAAGTGCTTCTAAGGAAGGTTCTATTTCAAATAAAATACTAAATGCCATTGATGACCTAAATATTGTATCAATTTCTGATTTTCATTCTACAAAACCAAGGAGTAATCCTGGAATTGAAAGTGTGTTCTGTTCAAAGAATCCCTGTCCAGAGAGTTACATTATTGCCAAATATATAACCAAGTCTATGTCATCAAAGATTATCTGTCATTCAACTGCGGGATCGTTATACAGCGGTGCTATTGAAGATGAATGCAACATTAGGGGAATTGCTGCAGTTACTTGTGAGGTAGTATCTGAAAACTGTGAAGTAACTCATGGAAGTCCAGAACGATCATATCTTCAAATGATATATTATCTAAAGTACTTTGGATTGATTTGA
- a CDS encoding pro-sigmaK processing inhibitor BofA family protein: MVLNTILIGIILAVIIAIGLIILFKAAGIIVKILLHMGFGLILLFIVDLIPFVHVPINVLTVLVAGFGGFIGVVLLVILGVLGFY, translated from the coding sequence ATGGTCCTTAACACAATTTTAATTGGAATAATTCTTGCTGTAATAATAGCTATAGGTTTGATAATTCTTTTTAAAGCTGCAGGAATAATAGTTAAAATATTACTTCATATGGGCTTTGGCCTTATTCTCCTTTTTATAGTAGATTTAATTCCATTTGTACATGTTCCAATTAACGTGCTAACAGTTCTTGTTGCAGGGTTTGGTGGGTTCATAGGGGTTGTACTCCTTGTAATTTTAGGTGTTCTAGGGTTCTATTGA
- a CDS encoding NAD(P)H-hydrate dehydratase has product MNIMDMMVVDANAEALGISKTLLMENAGKCIAQKIFEISKPCKVNIYAGTGGNGGDGFVTARYLLNHGFEVEIFLIGHPSRISSPESLKNWEVLHKLNIETSSIVLNIIEDHSQLGFSSAELVLDAILGTGTKGKLREPVSKAIDIINSSNSTVIAVDIPTGLDPQTGMVEHKAVKADFTVTFHKEKIGLKNADEEYLGDLKVCDIGIPEEAELYTGPGDLLRLTQRNINSHKGQNGNLLVLGGSKDYSGAPALAAISALRSGVDISVIACPKCVTSTIRSYSPDLIVKSLSNNYVTFDDTAKILELSKNANSMVIGCGIGREEETGLALTEMIEKINMPIVIDADALKLLNLDLIKHYRNEVILTPHKAEFKAFFGVDVPKKLDNQIDTILECSKKCKCTVLLKGSTDIISNGDKIKLNSTGNPGMTVGGTGDVLAGIVGALVAQGHEAFEAAYLGSFINGNAGDLAAEEYGYNLIASDIWKYIPQVFKRRI; this is encoded by the coding sequence ATGAATATAATGGACATGATGGTTGTTGATGCCAACGCCGAGGCACTGGGGATATCAAAGACTTTACTGATGGAAAATGCTGGAAAGTGTATTGCCCAAAAAATATTTGAAATTTCAAAACCATGCAAAGTAAATATATATGCTGGAACTGGGGGGAACGGAGGAGATGGATTTGTGACTGCGAGATATCTCCTTAATCATGGTTTTGAAGTAGAAATTTTCCTGATTGGGCATCCATCACGTATAAGTTCACCTGAATCATTGAAAAACTGGGAAGTGCTCCATAAATTAAATATTGAAACTAGTAGTATTGTATTGAATATTATTGAAGATCATTCTCAATTGGGATTTAGCAGTGCAGAACTGGTGTTAGATGCAATACTTGGGACAGGAACCAAAGGAAAACTTAGAGAACCAGTTTCTAAAGCCATAGATATTATTAATAGTTCAAATAGTACTGTTATTGCAGTAGATATTCCAACAGGACTAGATCCACAAACGGGAATGGTTGAACATAAGGCTGTTAAGGCAGATTTCACGGTAACATTCCATAAGGAAAAAATCGGGCTTAAAAATGCAGATGAGGAATATTTGGGAGATTTAAAAGTCTGTGACATTGGAATACCTGAAGAAGCTGAGTTATACACCGGTCCCGGGGATTTATTGAGGCTCACCCAAAGAAATATTAATTCTCATAAGGGACAAAATGGTAATTTATTGGTTTTGGGGGGAAGCAAAGATTATTCTGGCGCTCCGGCATTGGCAGCAATATCTGCATTAAGATCAGGAGTTGATATATCGGTAATTGCGTGTCCAAAATGTGTTACATCTACTATTAGATCCTATTCTCCTGATTTAATTGTTAAAAGCCTTTCAAACAACTATGTAACATTTGATGATACTGCTAAAATACTTGAATTATCAAAGAATGCAAATTCAATGGTAATTGGTTGTGGTATTGGAAGAGAAGAAGAAACTGGTTTGGCTTTAACAGAGATGATCGAAAAAATCAACATGCCAATTGTTATTGATGCAGATGCACTTAAATTGTTAAATTTAGATTTAATTAAGCATTATAGAAATGAAGTGATATTAACACCTCATAAAGCAGAATTTAAGGCATTTTTTGGAGTTGATGTACCTAAAAAATTGGACAATCAAATTGATACCATTTTAGAATGTTCTAAAAAATGTAAATGTACTGTACTGCTTAAAGGATCTACAGATATTATTTCAAATGGGGATAAAATAAAACTTAACTCTACAGGAAACCCTGGTATGACTGTTGGTGGAACAGGAGATGTATTGGCAGGCATTGTAGGTGCTTTAGTTGCACAGGGACATGAAGCCTTTGAAGCTGCATACTTAGGATCTTTTATTAATGGAAATGCAGGTGACCTTGCAGCAGAAGAGTATGGATACAATTTAATTGCAAGCGATATCTGGAAATACATCCCTCAAGTATTTAAAAGAAGAATTTAA
- a CDS encoding metal-dependent hydrolase, with product MPSYKEHVLASIIMVFPFFPEVFYVALAVVGASIIDMDHKVNQKNIIIMGLLGVILALLLYIFKLPYLVGVLIALMALLFYISDHRGFMHSILGIIFITGCISFFVLGAYILLSDYNISLKISLIIILLILGIVILNKKLVPVFGFLIIIGLIFSTRIGFNTYYVVLSLFLGCLSHIILDLFTPSGVQLLNPISSEKFKKLAGLTLLGIWGGCVIASVVLYGNNFFIIR from the coding sequence ATGCCGTCTTACAAAGAACATGTCTTAGCCTCAATAATAATGGTGTTTCCATTCTTTCCAGAAGTTTTCTACGTTGCACTTGCAGTTGTTGGTGCATCCATAATAGATATGGATCATAAGGTTAATCAGAAAAATATTATAATTATGGGATTGCTGGGGGTTATACTGGCATTATTACTTTACATATTCAAACTTCCCTATCTAGTAGGAGTTTTAATTGCTTTGATGGCATTATTATTTTATATTTCAGATCACAGAGGATTTATGCATTCAATATTAGGAATTATTTTTATTACCGGTTGTATATCCTTTTTTGTGTTGGGGGCTTACATATTACTCTCTGATTATAACATAAGCTTAAAGATATCTTTAATTATCATTTTACTTATCTTAGGGATTGTAATTTTAAATAAAAAACTAGTGCCTGTGTTTGGGTTTCTTATTATTATTGGACTTATTTTTTCAACACGTATTGGTTTCAATACTTATTACGTAGTTTTATCTCTGTTTTTGGGGTGTTTAAGTCATATAATACTGGATCTCTTTACGCCTTCAGGGGTACAGTTGTTAAATCCCATTTCATCAGAAAAATTTAAAAAACTAGCTGGATTAACTTTACTAGGTATTTGGGGGGGTTGTGTAATCGCTTCTGTTGTTTTATATGGTAACAACTTTTTTATCATTAGATAA
- a CDS encoding argininosuccinate synthase, whose protein sequence is MKKVVLAFSGGLDTTVCVKLLQEKYNMEVITACVDVGQPEDEIRRPAEVANKIGVKKHYTIDAKHEFAEEFIFRGIKANAEYEGYPLSTSLARPLIAMKIVQLAEKENAYAIAHGCTGKGNDQFRFETTIRSSSLCEIIAPVRDLSLTRTEELDYAKTHDIPLYSDKLYSIDENLWGRSIEGDVLEDPMVETPEEAFEWTVSTDEAPDEAQIIKISFEKGVPVALDDVEMGAYKIISESNRIAGLHGIGRIDIIEDRIIGLKSRENYETPGAVLILTAHKALEQLTLTREELKFANTITQTYSEIVYNGLWHEPLREDLDCIIDNMQKRVTGNVKLRLHKGSIKTLSRESPYSLYSEEAVTFEDKETDQREIAGMVKNYGLQAACYQKVCKKD, encoded by the coding sequence ATGAAAAAAGTTGTTCTTGCATTCAGTGGTGGATTGGACACAACTGTATGTGTAAAATTACTTCAGGAAAAATATAATATGGAAGTTATAACTGCATGTGTTGATGTAGGACAGCCTGAAGATGAAATTAGAAGGCCTGCAGAAGTTGCAAATAAAATTGGTGTAAAAAAACACTACACAATTGATGCAAAGCATGAATTTGCTGAAGAATTTATATTCAGAGGTATTAAAGCCAATGCCGAATATGAAGGATATCCTTTAAGTACTTCACTTGCAAGGCCATTAATAGCGATGAAGATAGTACAATTAGCTGAAAAAGAAAATGCATATGCAATAGCACATGGTTGTACAGGAAAAGGAAATGACCAATTTAGGTTTGAAACCACAATAAGATCTTCATCCCTTTGTGAAATAATAGCCCCTGTTAGAGATTTAAGTTTAACCAGAACAGAAGAACTAGACTATGCCAAAACACATGACATCCCACTTTACTCTGACAAGCTTTATAGTATAGATGAAAACCTCTGGGGAAGATCCATTGAGGGAGATGTATTAGAAGATCCTATGGTTGAAACTCCAGAAGAAGCCTTTGAATGGACAGTTTCAACCGATGAAGCTCCTGACGAAGCACAAATAATAAAGATTTCCTTTGAAAAAGGTGTTCCTGTGGCCCTTGATGATGTTGAAATGGGCGCATATAAAATTATCAGCGAAAGTAACCGCATTGCCGGACTACATGGAATTGGTAGAATTGACATCATCGAAGACAGAATAATTGGTCTCAAATCAAGGGAAAATTATGAAACACCTGGTGCAGTTCTAATTCTAACTGCCCATAAGGCCCTTGAACAATTAACTCTAACACGCGAAGAACTAAAATTTGCAAATACTATTACTCAAACCTATTCAGAAATAGTATACAATGGATTATGGCATGAACCTTTACGTGAGGATCTTGACTGTATAATCGACAACATGCAGAAACGTGTAACTGGAAATGTGAAGTTGAGACTTCATAAGGGCAGTATTAAAACACTTAGCCGTGAATCTCCTTACAGTCTTTACAGTGAGGAAGCAGTTACTTTTGAAGATAAAGAAACAGATCAGAGAGAAATTGCAGGAATGGTTAAAAACTACGGACTACAAGCAGCATGTTATCAAAAAGTCTGCAAAAAAGATTAA
- a CDS encoding monovalent cation/H+ antiporter subunit E, protein MFITRIFYGIAYFIVLIFEILKAELDVAKRVLNGKVEPVVVEIKTELKRPISQTILANSITLTPGTLSIDLDSENCILKVATISPRSVEEIIPFESYIKGMLE, encoded by the coding sequence ATGTTTATAACCAGAATATTCTATGGAATAGCTTATTTCATCGTTCTTATCTTTGAAATACTCAAAGCAGAATTGGACGTTGCCAAAAGGGTTTTAAACGGAAAAGTTGAACCTGTAGTAGTTGAAATAAAAACCGAACTTAAAAGGCCGATATCACAGACAATTCTTGCAAATAGCATAACATTAACTCCCGGAACTCTTTCAATTGATCTTGACTCTGAAAATTGCATATTAAAAGTAGCAACAATATCTCCACGTTCAGTTGAAGAGATAATTCCGTTTGAATCATATATAAAAGGGATGTTAGAATGA
- a CDS encoding cation:proton antiporter subunit C, translating into MIMDTQLASLLTSGALIVIGIFGALFLDNLIKKVIALAFIGDGANLFLVSLGYKAGGIVYIFLPGMSMSNFSQNASYPLPYALVLTSIVIGASTMAVMLGIIIVLNKKYGSISASKILGE; encoded by the coding sequence ATGATAATGGACACACAACTAGCATCACTTCTCACATCAGGAGCATTGATAGTAATAGGTATTTTTGGTGCATTATTCCTCGATAACCTAATAAAAAAAGTTATAGCGCTAGCATTTATAGGTGATGGTGCTAACCTGTTTCTTGTATCGCTCGGGTACAAAGCAGGAGGAATAGTCTATATATTTTTACCTGGAATGTCAATGAGCAACTTTTCACAGAATGCATCTTACCCGCTTCCATACGCTCTTGTGCTCACGAGCATTGTTATTGGGGCTAGTACCATGGCTGTGATGCTTGGAATTATAATAGTACTTAATAAAAAATATGGATCTATAAGTGCATCAAAGATTCTTGGAGAGTAA
- a CDS encoding DUF4040 domain-containing protein: MIEYIFMITAILGAVISLMQRDLLKAAILTGIPGASLAFLYQYLQAPDVALTQAIVGSAIVPVFFALAVLRTRRVEE, translated from the coding sequence ATGATTGAATACATTTTCATGATAACAGCGATTTTAGGTGCAGTAATATCTTTAATGCAAAGGGATCTTCTAAAAGCAGCCATTCTAACAGGTATTCCTGGAGCTTCACTTGCATTCCTTTACCAATATCTTCAAGCCCCGGATGTTGCACTGACCCAAGCAATTGTTGGTTCGGCAATAGTACCCGTGTTTTTTGCACTGGCAGTTTTAAGAACTCGCAGGGTGGAGGAATAA
- a CDS encoding monovalent cation/H+ antiporter subunit G (subunit G of antiporter complex involved in resistance to high concentrations of Na+, K+, Li+ and/or alkali), translated as MTDVITLIQSAILIIAAFLVLLAAYGILRYGDNIENIIYARIHILGVADTALIIALLALNEPLLAVAYFILAPFAAHAIANGYFYGEEEQ; from the coding sequence GTGACAGATGTAATAACATTGATACAGTCAGCAATACTCATAATAGCCGCCTTTTTGGTGCTTTTAGCAGCTTACGGGATTTTGAGGTATGGGGACAATATTGAAAATATAATCTATGCCAGAATACATATACTGGGAGTTGCAGACACAGCTCTTATAATAGCACTGTTAGCACTCAATGAACCCCTTTTGGCAGTGGCCTACTTCATTTTAGCACCCTTTGCAGCACATGCAATAGCCAATGGTTACTTCTATGGGGAGGAAGAACAATGA